In the genome of Oryzias melastigma strain HK-1 linkage group LG4, ASM292280v2, whole genome shotgun sequence, the window AGTCCATAAAATATCTGTATTTTGCTCAGATCAGTCATTTTTGGTACATCTTAAATTAAGTTACGTtactttaaaaggttttaagttgAGGAAACCTGTTTAAAGTTGTTCTTCGTGGCTTCTTTTTCTACATTCTTAGTTTATTTGgccagaaaataaattaaaaaaaacaaatcaagtgtttttaaggtataaacagcattaaaatacaaaagactTAAACAACCTCCATAACATTTTAATGCTCAACtcattaatttacaatttttaaataaataatttggatttggaTTAAAAACGTCCATAAAATATCTGTATTTGGCTCCTAATAGtcatttttggttcattttacattaatttataAGGTTTTAGGTTAAAGAAActtgtttaaagtttttctttgagacttttttgctacattctgagaaaaaaaaaaaaaaaaaacctgattccgGTTTCACAACCGAacctttgtttgtgtttgaccTTGACTGAGACTTTAGGGAGTCAGACAGACAGAATAAGAAAGGAAAGGAAGTCATAAAAAGTGCCTCGTTTCACCTGAATCCATCCTCTAAGGTGTGTCTGTGTCCGCCTTTGTCCCCCTAAATGTCTGCCTTAATGCTGTCAAACTTGGCAGAGAGCGCCGTAAGAGAACAAGGTGACTGTctgatggggaggggggcgtGCATGCACACGCAGCACACATGTGCACCATCATCCTGTCGCACCTTCACACCCGAGCGGGGTGGAGCTCACCTGACGCCTGTCAGAACGTGTTAAAGTCTTGAGGTCTGTTGGCGTGGCAACAGCAGGCCCAGGACAACATATGGTGGCCCCCACCCGCCCAAAAATAATGACACCCCCCATCACCCTCCAGCATCCTCCCAAAAACAAGTATTCAGCCAAACCAGCCAAAAGGAAACAGCTCGCATTATTTCTGAACAATTTGGTTTGAGCGTTCACTTCCAGAAGAACGTTtgtttctgaggttttttctACCATCAGGAAACTTCAGCTTCTGCTTCCTCCGGTAAAAGCTGGAGGATGAATTTCGGGATGCTGCGTTCTGGGCGGCGGCATCTGGAAAGCTCTCTCTGAGCGATGGGACGACGCCCAGCCGACCGTAACATATCTGAACCGACCAATTAGTCGGAGGCCCGGAGCCAAGGCCCGGCCTCCGAGCCGGGACGTCTGGGAGGGTTCTGACACCCCCGACACTCACTTTTACCATAGTCAGGGTTTTTAAACCGTGCCAGAACATTTTCTCACCCAAACCGACCCCCCCATCTGAAGATGAGGGCCGGCATCCCTGCCGGGCAgaaagctgcagcttctgttgGGATCCAGCATCTAAAATCTGGATGTTTTTGCATCAGAATTTGATGCTGAAacactttttgtgtttatttttcaatcaatatttataacttgtttaaatcatataaaaaaagatctaatctgcattaaagatccactctgataaaaattgtgtttttaactcgtCCTTCTGACGACGGAGGACATTTATaatgaagattaaacttaaaattgcatttttgtgtatttatgattcaaattgttgtgaacaaggagcagatgaacaatttgagttggaaaaagattgtgTTTATTCGGACTGAACAATAAATTAAGAATGTACCGACACCACGATTTCAGCTTGTGTGATTGAGATAACTTACAGTTTAATTTACATTGACTctcatttaaagggtaaccaaacaaaagaataaacacTGAATTACTGATCCCGTATTACTGTAACTTGTCTAGATTTGAGAGAAAATTCTACGACTATCTTAACGTTTCATATAGATTCCCTTATAAAAGCGTATTTATTAGAActgcacaataaatcaaaaatgtatcaatatCGCAATATCAGTGATACTCTTATCGCAAAAGATGGAGTAAACCGCAGTCAATGGTTGCTTTGAAAATGTACACACATGTCAATATTAGTTTTTGCCAACACAACCAGAAATGTAGATAATtattctttgatgtttttccctTAAAAGGTTAGAACCAACCTCCTATAGAGATAACTTACAGTTTAATTTACATTGACTttcatttaaagggtaaccaaacagagaagttggaggctaactccgcccacagccgacaTGTAAAAATCCAGTCTTGATTTCTGGAGCTCCAGATCATAACGTTGGACTTCTGAAACGACGTGGGACTttaatggtttgaccaatcccaacattcaactgtaatacatctattcaacctgtagggggcagcacatagacgggtttaaaactatatttattttatacgtcaatttgaatttgtcaaaaaatagcaacagacagcacttttaaagccccatttatagaggtcaacagaccaaaacagctgatttagggtttggttacccttaaaaTCCTCATGTCATACAATCCaagtatttgtgatgtagaaaatatgctgggtggggCCACAAACTCcgtgctccgccccattctgatgcatccacttgtagataaatagatccctgaaggtctttgttttcctcgtctgagctggaatctggttgaTCGCTCTGATATTTTctcgacatttttgttgtaccgctaatgctagcttggggctGTGAGAGCTGTAAGCTTGTGGGAGAGACTGGAAACCGATGGATTATGGGAATTATAGTCTAAGTTactccaacagtcccgcccacaactcagaggtgaatttctaacaaactcctgctgctctgcagaaactatgtcctagaaaatgacagatcgtaatttaaaaagaaaaaaatactgggaATGGTTGACAGCAGTTTACTTTTAAAGGGGCTTAAAggactttttaaagctataataaatcaacttatggctgtaataaataaacacaaacagcttcactgtttttccaaaactgataaataaatcaaaagtgttTCCTCACAATtcaaacttttaacaaacaCCCTATGCACAAATTCAGACTAAATGAGATTATTTCACAGAtcaaagattaaataaataattattttcataaatatgttgttttattttttattacgttcataaaatacatatttttgttcattttagttTAAGCTAAAACCATAGTAATATttctgaaaatgacattttaaaaaatctagaagactttcatgttttctgttgtaGAAACGTtagagttttctttatttaattaaaggaaaaataaaagataaacacaGAATCAGTGATCCCTTATATGTAACTTACAGATTATAAAGTTAATCatattattgtattattaatGTTAGAGCTCTCAAATAtaaacagaacataaaaaatgctaaaaccacaaaacaggttccatttattaaagaaaactttgatgtttttattttaacctatCAAGGAAGtagaattattttaattcataaacTGATTTCTTTCATGTCGTGTGACACTAATGAGTTGGACGTAGTTTGACTTCATGTCTCAGTGAGCAGGCAGACTGGACATCAGATTTTTGGTGAGATCAGCGGCGTGACGGTGATTGTGATGTGTATCTGATAgcagcagctgtgtgtgtgtgtgtgtgtgttggtaaTCCTGAGTTAGAAGGACAGATGACCAAAAGGGGCAGTGTCCTGCTAATTTGGAAAACAATCTAAGGCTGTAGAAAGGTTCCTATTGGTCTAATAACCCtttagaacaaagaaaaaacaaaacataaaaaagacccGTTAAGACACATAAACCTGTGTTtcttgtatgtgtgtgtgtgcagataGGATCCAGGTAAACCTGATCCAGAAACAGGATCTCTCTCTTAGCCTGTCTACCCACTCTGACTGCAGAGGTCAGCTCAGAGGTCGTCTGGACCCAAACTTTCCTACCAAACACCCGACGTATCTTACAGTATCTTACAGAGCGCCGTCTACCTCGTCTGCACCACACGACTGCAACGCCGTTCCGCTAACCTGTTTCTCTGCAACGTTACTAACCGCCTAAATGCGGCGTGACGGAGTGCTCCTGCCGTTCCGTCTGAGCTGCTCGACCAATCACGGAAActctgaaatattaaacaccTCTCTGCATTAACGTCTCCTGTGGATTGAGAAGGTGAAGTGGAGCGGGAATTCCATCTTAAAACCATTACTGTCTAGCCACCCTCTGTGCATTCTGGGTAATTTCTTTacgttttctttaaaacacttGCTTGTATTTCCACATGTGCCGAAGCACAAACCTTTGCAGCAGTTGAGTCTGACGGGTCAAGCGGCCTGACCGGCCCCGGCGGCGAGGGTCTGGGAATGGGCTTTACGGTTTCCATAGTTACCGTGGAGGGACTGTTGAGAGGTCTCAGCAATGTTTGGCTTCAGGATGTCTCACCTCAGACACTCAACGGGGATTTCTGCTTTATGTTTGGGTTGTTTATGACAGTCGTGCTAATTTCTCTCCTAAAAAAAGTGCTCTGAAGTCGATGCAACAATCGATATGAAATACCTCATTGTCACAAtccctttttttcatgatgaaaaagcttttaactaaaaaaactaaaaaaactaaaaaagagtGTAAACTGGCAAGCAAATGCAAataactaaaagaaaatatgaagttttactgaaaatatttttacgtTTGGGTTGTTTATGACAGTCGTGCTAATTTCTTGGCTAGAAAAAAGTGCTCTGAAGTCGATGCAACAATCATTATGAGTTCATTCATTTTCACAAAGCTTGTTTGTGCTTgattaaaaagcttttaactAAAAACCTAAAGAGTGTAAATgttaacaacttaaaaaaagatggtATTCTTACTTCTATCTTCagtatttgtatgtgttttaactttaaaatatttcaccacaacctttgaaaaaacaatatttttaaaataaaaatataataatctgCTGTTCGGGTCTGTTTGTCTGCGCGTAGAAGGGTCGGCGCTGTCACTTTCTCATGCCTTTGAGCCGACCGCTCCGCTGACCCAGTCAGGCCTGCAGACAAACGGCCGCTCCAGAATGATGACGCATCATCCTGCGTGACAGACCCAAAATGCGGTGGTGCCAGCCTGCAGACAATGGTCCTGCTGCTTGTGGTGGGCCGGCTCCGCCTTTGTCCAACTCTGGTTAAGCAGACTTAAGGATAATTCCACGGATAATTCCCGGGTCCGGCGGCTCAGTCTCTCCCACCGGGAGGTCTGGTTCCCCTCCTCTGCCTGGAGCCACGGCCTGCCGAGAGCCTTTCTCCCGAGCCCCCATGAGCACGGCCTCGGACACGGCTGCTGGAGCCACGGCAACCGTCTCTGGGGCTGAGCCCACCGCTTCTGGTTGCCAGGCGCTAAAATACACACTCGACGTGTTTGGGGTATGTCTGATGGCTGGAGCTTGagaaggaggaggtggagaagTCAAACTGGAGGTCGCTGTGAGTGACAGGAAGTGGTCTTCTGCTGAGGTGTGGGTTCATCTGATCCAAACAAAAGCGTCTCCATGTTTGCTCCTCCAGCCTGTTCGCGGTCCCCTGTGGAGGCTGTGCGGAGGCCATCGCTCCCTCGGAGCTGGTGATGAAGGCGGGAGCGGCTGTGTTCCACCTGAGCTGCTTCACCTGCAGCGTCTGCTCCCACCACCTGAAGACCGGAGACCGCTGCGTCCTGAAAGAGGGGCGGCTGCTGTGCGCTCGAGAGGACTACCATCAGCGTCTGGCCAGCTCGCCGTCCTCCGACACCGGTACCGTCTGCATGAGCGGGGAGGTCTCAGGCTCTGGAGCGGCACACAACAAATATCATTTCTAAACACAGGATGAACAAAAAGACGATTAATCATTAAGTTCTGTCAGAAATGAAGTATTCCTGCAGCAGTTAAtacaagaaacacatttttaaatctttcaagACAAAAATAGAAGATCTACATCTAgaaatgttgcagtttttttttacaaagtagaTGTATAAAAAGTGAGTTTTGATGAATGAAATCATCAATGAATCAGGAGAAACAAACTATCAATAAGACATGACAGACGTGAAGGTTTATCTGTGACCTCAGGTGATGCTCCATCCGAATTTCTCACCCTTTACAAGTAAAGTTATtacaaagaaaatcagaaacatattttaacgCTTTAACTAccctaaaaataaacacaaaaaatatttttttttctgctgcttactGCCCTGGTATGGCGCctctaaagggacattaaagtaaaaaaaaaaaaaatgtaagtaaaaattttttttttctaaaaattacttaggggctccgtaaaaaaaagaagtaaaaaaaaaaaaaaacttctatttaGTAACAAGAACTGTTTTTTCTAAGttattgtagtaaaaaaaaaatctggtgatTAATGGGTGCACACCAGATggtaactgcttttttttttctcaagagaAGGTTCTGTTTACTAATTGATCTgaaccagttactatctgatgcagatccgttactaaccagaattattttttttattattattatttcaattttttttaaaaaaaacttctattttttttcttttatttccctttAAGGGCTCCGTACCTTAGAGAATACCACAcagaatcaatatttttaaaattatgttttctaaaTGCTTCCCACCATTTTGTTAAGCAttcagttaaagggttaatgaacaaaaacgtgtttattaataacatttaagagaaaaaacgtattgatttttttattttgttgctacAGTTTGAGAGACGAATTACAGATTTGAATTCTGATGTCGGTTTGAACGAACAGAAGCAAGACAGATTCACGTGGGATAGTCCGTCTGTGACGTAACTTCTTTGTCTTCTCAGGTAAAAGTGGCGATGATGAAGACGAGGAACCGTCTGCGAAGGTCACAGACAAGCCGGGCCGAGCAGATAATCAGGAGAACAAGCGTCCAAAAAGACCTCGCACCATCCTGACCACTCAGCAAAGACGCACCTTCAAAGCGTCCTTCGAGGTCTCATCCAAGCCCTGCCGAAAGGTAAAGGAAATCTACGGAGATAAATtggagccaatattatttgaaatgtaaaatgtccaaaaatgtttgctattctaaaataaatttaatatttttcagcttcaaatgttctgttttttaggttttaaaactcaaaatttaaatttaaaaactttgattttaaaatctttttttcactttcaacttttttttaaatttggaatctgaaaatttcagtttgaaaagttttgtctgcattgtggcgcgttggggcggggctaacacaaggGACCAATCGAAATctatgagggtggtaacttcagtcccggtgcattcaccgactctgagaactgtgatcattacagtcagaaaatggatgtttagtctgtactatcacaGTCTGAAATTGTCCTAAGACaggtgtaaaaagcagttttattgtgttcaaacTGCGCGTACAAAACTCTGTTGTTGCCCGATCAAAGCGCCAAATCATTGTGTTAAATACAGGCATCGAAAACATCCTTTTTAACGTCCTTGAAACACTGTGTTAGCTCCCCCCAACGCGCCACAGCGGgggcaaaagttttgaaaacaaaaaaaaagactttaaagtaaaaataaagttaaaaaaaaaggttttgaaacaacaacaaaaaaagtgttgaaattaaaatttgagtttttaaatttaaaaaattgaacatttgaagctgaaaacaataaagtttattttagaaaagcaaaaattttctgatattttaaatattttttggccaaacaccaataatttttttttcaatttgttttatttggttttcaaataATGTTGGCCCCAACCTAGCTCCACAGCACCCCTTTGTTttctaggggtgtgtattgccAAGAGTCTGGTGGCttatcacgatacgatatataACATCATATATATTGAATTGTGATATTGTATCGGGATATCATATCGTGATACGATATATatcaatacgatacatatcatgatatatgtaaatatatatatatatatatattgatatatgTCGTATCAGGATATACATATATAGTACAGATGTGTAttgtctcacaatacaatatcACAATACGATGTATATCatgataattaatataatttatatcGTCTATATATCGTAGCGTGTATCGTAatgcgttggggcggggctaacacgaaatgccaatcaaaattgatgatGGTGGTAACTTTATTGATTTTGAAGTTACAACATCAAAATCGATACgatgcgatatgtatcgtatcgtgataaaccatcagactcttgccaatacacacccctagaaAACAGTACAGCATTCATGTTGTTAACTTAAAggctgttttctgtttattttacccACAATCCTCCTCTTCTTGCTTTAAATGGAACAGAATCATATCCTCCAAATGAccagtttccctttttttctcctttcctcCTAAATCTGAACCCAAGGTAAGAGAGACCTTGGCAGCAGAGACCGGTCTGAGTGTGCGGGTCGTGCAGGTCTGGTTCCAGAACCAAAGAGCCAAGGTAacgtgcgcacacacacacacacacacacacgtatcACATGCACATCTAATAAAAGCCCTCTTTCTGCACCGTGTTTGTAAGCCAGGCTGGATTTCAGCCGAGCTTATCTCCTCATACAAGAATCTGATGACATCTCAGGGAGAGATTATTGTAGATTAACCCGACATTTCCTCCCTCATGTATGCATTCTGCCCCTCACTGACAGATGCCCCTCTGCCCCTAATGCTAACACGAggagaaaatgcattttacctTAAAACCATACAAACACAACATGCTTGTTTCATCCGTTTAGATGAAGAAACTGGCcaggaggcagcagcagcagccggaTCAGCTGCAGACGACTCCAGAACGTTGTGAACATTCATCTCATCGCACAGGTATCACACTGTCAAAGctttcttcagggacaaaagcTGGAATAAAGACTGAGAAAACAGTTTCACCTACAACGGATGTCCTCTGCCTGCAGCGCCCCCCTGTGGCAGTCTGACCTCTGAGATCAAGCGAGTGGAATGCTCCTTCACCccctctcagcagcagcagatggtCCTCACCACGCTGGAACAGCAGGACTGGGACGTGGACCCCTTCAGGCAGGGCCTGACCCCCCCTCAGATGCCAGGAGACCACATGCACCCTTACGGTAAAGAACCTCAGAGCCGTCCAATCAGAACGGTCCATTTGGTCTGAAACGGTTTCATTGATTCTTAATTAAAGAGACGATAAACTAttaaagaaatgacattttctgattGGGTCGTATGTTAACCTCgcgagtgagtgagtgagtgagtgagtgagtgagtgagtgagtgagtgagtgagtgagtgagtgagtgagtgagtgagagagatggagagagaaagagagagatcGAGCGAGAGATAGAGAGATATACAGATGAAGAGAGAGAAAGATTGAAAGATAGAAAAAGAtggagagagagaaagagagagattGATGGATTGATGCATTGATGAATAGTCTGTAATTTTaagaagaatcagcaaaagtaaacttttggatttccttgtaAACAAAGATTTCGTGTTCACCGCGCCCACATTCTTaatatgtttatattgttttgttcagcttgagtccaattcaagtaaatcttcacaatattccagtaaaaaatgtacaagcAACATATAAACTCCATAATTACGAGCTCGTCACGCCAACGCCGTTCAAATTCTTTAAACTTTGTCGATGTAAACATTTGTCGAGTTTAAATTCCtgatttttaaggaaatatcaAGATGGCCTTTtcctgaggtcagaggtcaaagaaactttggttgtggtttTGTCTTAACCTGGTGGCATGTGTGTGAATTTTTATGAAGATCGCTcgaattattatttaattttttccattttgtgcaaaaatctgaaaatagccaaatttcacacttttccACATAGTACATGTCTATGCCACATAATGTATCGAGCcagcaagctctgctgtggcGATCTAGCGAGCGCCGCTGTCCACCGGGTAACTTAAGCAGATgtggcaaacacaggtgggaccaccacggaaagtgcagacaaacccattcgggacccacattttctgcccactttcaaACCTAAAGGGGCCCAGCTGCCCTTTCTGGCTGGTAAGTCTGGTAAAATGTAATGAggcagtaaataaaaaagccttaaattagcctaaatgtttcaaaataaacatgGTGGTATGCAGCTGTGATTCCCTTTACCAACAATTTGATTTCAGTTTGAAATCAAGAATTGTGTCATTCCTGATGTCATTATAATGATCTAAAGGACACgagtcaaagtcacggcccgggggccggatccggccctccgggtaattctatctggccctccgggtaattctatccggccctccagatcattttattttattgttattaatagcccaatgttatcttgcgcttatttctaacttgcataaatctgactaaatatatttttatgtagagtaaaatgtACAGTAATATTcccgcctttttattattcgtaattatgttaaaaaattacagttttaaagttttgaaaattggcattctgctaccttttaggaatattttggcatgtagtaagattttttaggctattttggagtttagctaatatttcagctacacgctagctgttttggctaatttaagcttttttttagttttttaaggctactttggagtttagctataattttagctacatggtGGTCGCTcagggtaatttaggcttttctttttaaattttttcagGTTGTTTTGTAGTTAggtttaatatttacatgctagctgttttggctaatttagacttttttcagttttttaggctattctggagttca includes:
- the lmx1a gene encoding LIM homeobox transcription factor 1-alpha, with translation MESPASVDAHHWMLCVGCQRRIRDRFLLRVADGLWHERCVRCAACGDALSNSCFLRERKLYCKRDYVSLFAVPCGGCAEAIAPSELVMKAGAAVFHLSCFTCSVCSHHLKTGDRCVLKEGRLLCAREDYHQRLASSPSSDTGKSGDDEDEEPSAKVTDKPGRADNQENKRPKRPRTILTTQQRRTFKASFEVSSKPCRKVRETLAAETGLSVRVVQVWFQNQRAKMKKLARRQQQQPDQLQTTPERCEHSSHRTAPPCGSLTSEIKRVECSFTPSQQQQMVLTTLEQQDWDVDPFRQGLTPPQMPGDHMHPYGLKLLYGSVDGEPLCCVSDSEGLSLGDSSPLTPIDRLYSMQDSYFTS